A segment of the Chthonomonadales bacterium genome:
CAGGGCGGCCAACGAGGTCACGCGGTCGTTCAACACCGACTACGAGCCGGAAGGCGACTCTTATCGTCGCAGTTTCAACGATCCGGGCGACTACCGCCGCCACGACACCTACTACCCGCCGGACCAGAGCCTGACGAGCGAGACGGTCGACTTGACGGACTACACTATCGCCGGCGCGGCGCCCGGCGCGGTGCAGGCGGCCGACGGTGACGGTGAGCCCGACGCCGTCCTCGCGGACCCGACCACGCCCGCGGCTCCGCCGAGCGTAGCCCAGGCGGGCGCCCCGGCGGCGGCGGATTCGTGTCTGAAGGAGAGTGAGCACGTTGTTTGACCTTCTGGCCATTGGCCTGGGCACGCAGGAGATGCTGATCATCCTGGCGATCGTCCTGGTGCTCTTTGGCAGCACGAAGATACCGGAGTTGATGCGCGGGCTCGGCTCGGGCATGCGCGAGTTCAAGAAGGGTTTGAACGAAGACGAAGAGGCCGACGCCAACGCGAAGGAAACCAAGACCCCGTAGCGCCCCGGGCGAGGCACCGCGAGGCCGCTGTGCGGGACCGGCGCCCGCGCTCGGGCGCGCCACCAATCGGAGAGTGAGACTGTGTCGATCCTGAATGGGCTGTTGAGCATCGTGCAGGTCGCCCTGGCGCTCGGAGTCATCTTCATCGTCGCCATCCAGCAGACGAAGAACGAGGGCCTCGGCGGCACCATCGGCGGCAAGGTTACCTCCTCGTTCAAGGGAAAGCCCGCGTTCGAGGATCGCCTGAACGAGTGGACCCGGTATCTGGGGATCGGCTTCATCGTCGCCAGCATCTTGGTCGCCGTCACGATGAACCGGTGAGCCGCCTCGCCGCTCTCTGATGTCGTCGACGGACAGGCTTCCCCGGCCTGTCCGTTCCCACACCTGGGCGGCTCCTCGCCACGCCGCACCCAGCCGGTCCCGGAGGTAGGACCACGATGGCCCGCGATCCCGGGCGTCGCGTCGAGGGCTCCCTGCTCCTGTTTGCCTACCTGGTCCTCGGTCTCGGCGCCGTCCTGGTGTTCCTGGCGAAGGGTCCCTTCGGTGCCCCCGGCGATGCCGTCGACATCAACACCGCCACCACCGACCGGCTCGCCCTCGCCCTGCACATCGACCCCGCGCTCGCCCGCATCCTGACGGCGCGGCGCTCCTCGGTCGGCGCGTACCGCTCGGTGCGCCAACTCGCCGGTGTCCGCGTGCTCGATCGCGCTGCCGCCGCCCGCGCCGCCGCTCAGCTCCGTTTGGCGGGCCTCGATCCGCG
Coding sequences within it:
- a CDS encoding twin-arginine translocase TatA/TatE family subunit; the encoded protein is MVSLDSVLFLASPIEIGIVLMIALIVFGPKRLPEVGRQIGSALRELRRAANEVTRSFNTDYEPEGDSYRRSFNDPGDYRRHDTYYPPDQSLTSETVDLTDYTIAGAAPGAVQAADGDGEPDAVLADPTTPAAPPSVAQAGAPAAADSCLKESEHVV
- a CDS encoding twin-arginine translocase TatA/TatE family subunit, translated to MGLGTQEMLIILAIVLVLFGSTKIPELMRGLGSGMREFKKGLNEDEEADANAKETKTP
- the secG gene encoding preprotein translocase subunit SecG — its product is MSILNGLLSIVQVALALGVIFIVAIQQTKNEGLGGTIGGKVTSSFKGKPAFEDRLNEWTRYLGIGFIVASILVAVTMNR